In Cetobacterium somerae ATCC BAA-474, the genomic stretch TATAGAGCTCTTCTTTTAATTGAACTTAAAATACCTTCTAAAAATATTCTAATTCTAACTTTTACTAGAAAAGCTATTAATGAAATAAAAACAAGAATCAGCTCTTTTTTACCTGATTCAAATATTTGTATTGAAACTTTTCATTCTTTAGCATATAGATATTTAAAAAAATATAGTCAAAATAAATGTTTTAAAATTCTTACTACAGATGATGCTTTAGTTTTAGCTAAAAAAACTCCTCTTTATGACAATATTTTAAAAAATTTTTCTAAAGATATTTTAATAAAAATTATCTCTTTAACTTCTTCCTCTATTTTAAAAGAATATTAT encodes the following:
- a CDS encoding UvrD-helicase domain-containing protein yields the protein MKENYLKNISLKNLDLSDNFKNFLINNLNFDQLIAVINFNGHFLVIAGAGSGKTRTIIYRALLLIELKIPSKNILILTFTRKAINEIKTRISSFLPDSNICIETFHSLAYRYLKKYSQNKCFKILTTDDALVLAKKTPLYDNILKNFSKDILIKIISLTSSSILKEYY